The sequence TCAGGCCTGGCCAGCTGCGCGACCACCACCTGGTGAAGCGCAGTGTCGATGCACGCCGCGGCAAGCCGATCCAGCTGGTGTACAGCCTGGATCTGGTGCTCGATCTCAGTGAGCGTGAGCAGGAGCGGCTGCTGCAGCGCTTCCGCGGCGATCCCCACCTGAGGCCCAGCCCCGACAGCACCTATCACCCCGTGCTGCCCGCCGGCAGCGGCAGCAACGGCACCGCCACCCGGCCCGTGGTAGTGGGCGCCGGACCCTGCGGCTATTTCGCCGCCCTGCTGCTGGCCCAGATGGGGCTGCGCCCCCTGCTGCTGGAGCGGGGTCCGGCCGTGAAGCAGCGCAGCGCCGACACCTTCGGCTTCTGGAAGGGCCAGCTTCCGTTCAAACCGGAGTCGAATGCCCAGTTCGGCGAGGGCGGTGCCGGCACCTTCTCCGACGGCAAGCTCTACAGCCAGGTGAGCGAACCTCTCCCCTACTGCCGCAAGGTGCTGGAGGAACTGGTGGCGGCAGGAGCCAACCCGGAGATCCTCACCCTGCACCACCCGCACATCGGCACCTTCAAGCTGGCGACGGTGGTGCGGGGGCTACGGCAGCGGATCGAGGCCCTCGGCGGGGAGGTGCGCTTCGGCAGCAGGGTGGAGGGACTGCTGCTGGCCCCAGGCAGCCGCAGGGTGCAAGGCGTGCGGCTGGCCGATGGCCACACGATCACCACCACTGCGGTGGTCTTGGCGGTGGGTCACAGCGCCCGCGACACCTTCCTGAGGCTCGAGGAGTGCGGCGTCGCCCTGGAGCCCAAGCCCTTCGCCATCGGTCTGCGGATCGAGCATCCCCAGCCCCTGATCGACCGGGCCCGCTGGGGCGAGGCCGCCGGCCACCCCCGCCTGGGCGCCGCCGAGTACAAGCTGGTGCATCACTGCAGGGGGCCTGGCCTGAAAGGCCGCAGCGTCTACAGCTTCTGCATGTGCCCGGGCGGCCTGGTGGTGGGGGCAACCTCGGAGGCCGGCGCGGTGGTGACCAATGGCATGAGCCAGCACTCCCGCAACGAGCGCAATGCCAACAGCGGCCTGGTGGTGCCGGTGACTCTTGAGGATGTTCGCCCCTACGGCCGCTTCGAAGACGACCCCCTTGCCGGGGTGGCCTTCCAGAGGCACTGGGAACAGCTGGCCTTTGCCGCAGGTGGAGGCACCTACCAGGCACCGGTCCAGACCGTTGCCAACTTCCTCGCTGGCATCGACCCAGATGGACAGGGCGAAGGGGGCAGCACGGGCGTGGTTGCCTCCTACCAGCCAGGGGTGCGTGGGGCCAACCTGGGTGGCTGCCTGCCGCCCTATGTGATGGAGGCCCTCAGGGAAGCGCTACCGGCCTTTGAGGGCAGGCTTCCGGGGTTCTGCAGCTCCAGTGCCCTGCTCACCGGCGTGGAAACACGCACGTCATCACCGGTGAGGATTCCACGCGATCGCACCAGCCTGGAAAGCCTCAACACCCCCGGGCTCTACCCGGGAGGCGAAGGGGCTGGCTATGCCGGCGGCATCCTTTCAGCCGCCATCGACGGCATCAAACTGGCTGAGCAGGTGGCTCTGGCCGTGGCTCAATCCTGAGCAGTCACTCGTCCTCGTCCTCACCCCCGAGGGGCACCAGACGGATCTGCTTGCGACCCAGCTTGATCTCGAATTCATCTCCGGGCTCGAGGCCGAGCAAAGCGGTGTAGGCCTTGCCCACCATCAAGTTGCCGTTGAACTGTACCTTGGTGGAAAAGCTGAGCTTGCGCCCTCCCTTGCCGGTGGAGGGAGCAGCACCGAAATCCACCCCCTTCGCACTCAGAAGGGCTTCGTAGAACGCTGTGAAGTTCAGCCGCTCGCTGCCGTCTTTCTTGGTGGACACATACCCGCAAGCTCTCACGAGATCGGATTTACCAACATCGTCCAGCTCTTTGACCTTGGTGAGGAGGTCTGTTCCGGTCAGCATGAAATCAGAATCGCACTAATCACAGCTTAACCATTCAACCCCACCGATTGCAAGCAACGATCATGACTCTGCAGGTTGTCTGGTTTCGTCGGGATCTTCGGCTCAGCGATCATCCAGCCCTGTGTCATATCAGCTCCAGCGCAAGGGTTTTACCGCTTTTCATACTGGACCCTGCCCTGCTGAGGCATCCCGAAACGGGGGCCGCCCGTGTGGCCGTCATGCTGGACAGCCTGGCCAGCCTTGAGCAGGATCTCAGAGCCCGTCAGTCTCGGCTGGAAGTGCGCTGGGGCGAACCAGCCACCACCCTCCTGCAGGTTGTCCGCGACTCCGGCGCCGATGGCGTTGTGGCCCATGTGGACACGGAACGCATCGTAGGCCGGGTCCGCGATGCCCGCGTCAATCGGATGTTGGCAGAGGCCAGGATTCCCATCGATTGGATAGAGCCTCCGGGAGCAGTCGCTCCACTGCTGGCCTATAGCGATTTTCGGCGATCCTGGCACGCGGCGATGGCGCAGAAACCGCTGCCTGCTCCCACCCGACTGCGCACCCCTCCCCATCCCGGCGGACGCCCCTCCCCCATCCCGAATCTGACGGCCCTCGGTCTGCTTGACGATGGCAAACCCCGGCCGCCGGCCGGCACAGCAGCAGCCCTGAAGCGGCTGAAGCTGTTCTGCAGCCAGGGCGTGTCGTCGCGCTACTACTGGCAGCTCAGCTACCCCGCTGCCCGCGCCAGTTCCGGCCTCAGCCCCTACCTCAAGTTCGGGGTGGTGAGCCATCGCGCCGCTGCAACGGGGGGACAGCGGCCAGCAGCGCAGCTGGCGGCAGCTGGTGAGCCGGCTGCGCTGGGGGGCGGGTATGGCCCAGCGTTTTCGCTACCTGCCCCAGCTGGAACTGGAGCCCCTCTGGCACTGCCACCAGCAGGAGACCCGACTCAACGCCCGCCAGGAGGAGCTGTATCGGCGCTGGCAGGAGGGGCGCACCGGCTTCCCGATCGTCGATGCCGCCTCCCGTTGTCTGCTGGCCACCGGCGGCTGGCACGAGCTCAACTTCCGCAGCCGGGCCATTCACGCCAGCTTCCTCACCAATCTCTGCGGCATCGACTGGCGCTACGGAGCCCTCCACTACATGCGCCATCTGCTCGATGGCGACTGCCCCATCGATCACTACCAGTGGGCGATGCAGGCGGGCGTCACCACAGGTGGCGGCCAGCAGAGTGGCGGTGAGTGGGGCGGCCAGGGAGCCTGGACCCGCATCTACCATCCCGGCCAGCTGGCGGTGGACCGCTGCGATCCCCAGGGGGTGTTCGTGCGTCGCTGGCTGCCGGAGCTCGCCGACCTCACCAACGACCAGCTGGGCCAGCCCCCTGCCATGGCCGACTATCCACCGCCGATGCTCGACTACACCAGCGCCCGAGCAGACCGCCTGGCCTGGCTGCAGCAGCGACGCCAGGGATGGAGCCGCGGCGGCTTCAGTGCCATGCCCAGCGATGTGACCCCCTTCGGGGCCAGCCGCATTCCCGGCAGCTGCCTCGACTGGTGCCAGGAGCGCCATCCGGCCCTGTTTCCCGAAGGCCTCGATCCCGGCAGCCTGGACAGAGAGCAGCAAGCCGCGCTGGAGAGCTGGTTCATGGGCGGGCGCACACCTGCTGAACGGCCCCGTTCCAGCCGGCGTCAGCGCAACAGCACCATGCAGCAACTGGAGCTGTTCGGCGGCGAGCGGGGAGACTGAATCGGGCGCACTGAATCCGGCGGCCCGAATCGGGCGGCCTGGAGCCAGCCAGGGATCAGCCCTGAGCCACGATGCCGCTCCACTGCACCGCCTTGACCTGGTCACGGCGCCAGGAGTGGAAGAGCTGGGTTTCGGTCACGGTGCAGAGGGGACAGGTGGCGATCTGCTCAGCGGGGATGCCGCAGAGCAGCAGCTGGGCCTGGGCAGCCGCCCGGATGTCGAGCCGGTCGTGGCCGGGCTGGGGATCGTTCAGCAAGGCACCACAGGCCTGCAGGACATCCAGGGCCGCAGCGATCGGTTCAGGCGCAAGGCTGAGGGCCACCTGTTCGCTCACCTCGCGCCGCACCTGATTGCACTCGCCGGACACGGCGGGACCCAGGGCCACCCGCAGGTCAGCCGCCCGGCTGCCGGCCGCCTCCAGCTGGGCCACCGCAGCCGGCAGGATGCGTGCCGCCACGCCCCGCCAGCCGGCATGGCAGGCCGCCACCCTGC is a genomic window of Cyanobium sp. NS01 containing:
- a CDS encoding FAD-binding domain-containing protein, whose amino-acid sequence is MAQRFRYLPQLELEPLWHCHQQETRLNARQEELYRRWQEGRTGFPIVDAASRCLLATGGWHELNFRSRAIHASFLTNLCGIDWRYGALHYMRHLLDGDCPIDHYQWAMQAGVTTGGGQQSGGEWGGQGAWTRIYHPGQLAVDRCDPQGVFVRRWLPELADLTNDQLGQPPAMADYPPPMLDYTSARADRLAWLQQRRQGWSRGGFSAMPSDVTPFGASRIPGSCLDWCQERHPALFPEGLDPGSLDREQQAALESWFMGGRTPAERPRSSRRQRNSTMQQLELFGGERGD
- a CDS encoding AbrB family transcriptional regulator, whose protein sequence is MLTGTDLLTKVKELDDVGKSDLVRACGYVSTKKDGSERLNFTAFYEALLSAKGVDFGAAPSTGKGGRKLSFSTKVQFNGNLMVGKAYTALLGLEPGDEFEIKLGRKQIRLVPLGGEDEDE
- a CDS encoding NAD(P)/FAD-dependent oxidoreductase, translated to MLRLSELKLPLDHGEAELPAAICWRLRLRPGQLRDHHLVKRSVDARRGKPIQLVYSLDLVLDLSEREQERLLQRFRGDPHLRPSPDSTYHPVLPAGSGSNGTATRPVVVGAGPCGYFAALLLAQMGLRPLLLERGPAVKQRSADTFGFWKGQLPFKPESNAQFGEGGAGTFSDGKLYSQVSEPLPYCRKVLEELVAAGANPEILTLHHPHIGTFKLATVVRGLRQRIEALGGEVRFGSRVEGLLLAPGSRRVQGVRLADGHTITTTAVVLAVGHSARDTFLRLEECGVALEPKPFAIGLRIEHPQPLIDRARWGEAAGHPRLGAAEYKLVHHCRGPGLKGRSVYSFCMCPGGLVVGATSEAGAVVTNGMSQHSRNERNANSGLVVPVTLEDVRPYGRFEDDPLAGVAFQRHWEQLAFAAGGGTYQAPVQTVANFLAGIDPDGQGEGGSTGVVASYQPGVRGANLGGCLPPYVMEALREALPAFEGRLPGFCSSSALLTGVETRTSSPVRIPRDRTSLESLNTPGLYPGGEGAGYAGGILSAAIDGIKLAEQVALAVAQS
- the pgeF gene encoding peptidoglycan editing factor PgeF, yielding MAEAVPPPFDRPDAGFNQLAGWTWVGCYGGYYLQADLLEGFEHGFFTRQWQGRIPEVLVGYLSAGVTVHRPQQVHGALVLPASAAALEPWPEADGLVSDAAAQSLWVCGADCTPVLLADPRSGRVAACHAGWRGVAARILPAAVAQLEAAGSRAADLRVALGPAVSGECNQVRREVSEQVALSLAPEPIAAALDVLQACGALLNDPQPGHDRLDIRAAAQAQLLLCGIPAEQIATCPLCTVTETQLFHSWRRDQVKAVQWSGIVAQG